From Butyricimonas paravirosa, one genomic window encodes:
- a CDS encoding glucose 1-dehydrogenase — MMDLNKMLNLTGMVALVTGGGNGIGCGSARILAEAGADVVIGDVNLAAAEEVAEDIRGMGRRALALKCDVTKDADLMNLVERTIVEFGKLNILVNNVGVGGGGRENPFRVTVEYFEHIFKVNVFSAWRLCQLAVPYMKQSGYGSIVNITSMGSINRSPNMSAYASSKAALNHMTANLAMDFGPDVRINAVGPGAVETQALASVLTPEIEKKMLEHTPIKRLGEIEDIAGAVLFFAAPISSWITGQVLFVNGGGVQTLD, encoded by the coding sequence ATGATGGATTTGAATAAAATGTTGAACTTGACGGGAATGGTGGCTCTTGTGACGGGAGGCGGTAATGGTATCGGTTGCGGGAGTGCCCGTATTTTGGCAGAGGCGGGCGCTGATGTGGTGATTGGTGACGTGAATCTGGCAGCGGCCGAAGAGGTGGCTGAAGATATACGTGGAATGGGGCGCCGGGCTCTGGCTCTGAAATGTGACGTGACGAAAGATGCGGATTTGATGAATCTCGTGGAACGGACCATCGTGGAGTTCGGTAAATTGAACATTCTGGTGAATAACGTGGGAGTTGGCGGGGGAGGCCGTGAAAATCCTTTTCGGGTGACGGTGGAATATTTCGAACATATTTTCAAGGTAAATGTGTTCAGTGCTTGGAGATTGTGCCAGTTGGCCGTACCTTATATGAAACAATCTGGTTACGGTTCGATCGTGAACATTACTTCCATGGGGAGTATCAACCGGAGTCCGAACATGAGTGCCTATGCCTCGTCAAAAGCGGCTTTGAATCACATGACTGCCAACTTGGCAATGGATTTCGGACCCGATGTACGGATTAATGCCGTGGGACCGGGAGCCGTGGAAACGCAAGCACTCGCATCCGTGCTGACTCCGGAGATCGAGAAAAAGATGTTGGAACACACGCCAATCAAGCGATTGGGTGAAATAGAAGATATTGCCGGGGCGGTCCTCTTTTTTGCAGCACCGATTTCCAGTTGGATCACGGGGCAGGTGTTATTCGTGAACGGGGGCGGTGTCCAAACGTTGGATTAA
- a CDS encoding OPT family oligopeptide transporter: MEQENKQMNSLPDNAYRELAPGEEYKPMMPANTKPKEVTPYSVTFGIIMAVIFSAAAAYLGLKVGQVFEAAIPIAIIAVGVGNMLGKKNMLGQNVIIQSIGASSGVIVAGAIFTLPALYILGLEAQFYQIFLSSLFGGFLGILLLIPFRKYFVKDMHGKYPFPEATATTEVLVSGEKKGNQAKLLAVSGLIGGLYDFCVSTFGWWAEGISTRIMGWGEVLADKMKVVFKVNTGAAVLGLGYIIGLKYAAIICAGSFTVWFVLIPFISHFADGQTLAVGEGITVLLRDMTPEQIFSNYARHIGIGGIAMAGVIGIIRSSSIIKQALGLAVSELGGKKKGDGVVERTQRDISMKFILSGIISVLIATFVFFQFGVLGNLTHTIIATLIVFIISFLFTTVAANAIAIVGSNPVSGMTLMTLILSSLVLVSAGLSGTSGMMAAMIIGGVVCTALSMAGGFITDLKIGYWLGTTPARQEGWKFLGTAVSAATIAGVMMVLNQTYGFVGENALVAPQANAMAAVIKPLMEGGATPWLLYFAGAALALILTMIGVPALAFALGMFIPLDLNTPLLIGGLVSWYVGTRSKDENVNKARRERGTLIASGFIAGGALMGVISAILKYCGADWFITWSGAEVLAVVMYILIILYFIYDSMKAKLTD, encoded by the coding sequence ATGGAGCAAGAGAACAAACAAATGAATTCACTCCCGGATAATGCGTACCGGGAGCTCGCCCCGGGCGAGGAGTACAAGCCGATGATGCCGGCGAACACGAAGCCCAAGGAGGTTACGCCTTATTCCGTGACATTCGGTATTATCATGGCGGTCATTTTTTCCGCGGCAGCAGCTTACCTTGGACTGAAAGTAGGACAGGTATTCGAGGCCGCGATTCCTATCGCTATTATTGCTGTTGGTGTGGGCAATATGTTGGGGAAGAAAAATATGTTGGGACAAAACGTGATTATCCAGTCTATCGGAGCTAGTTCCGGTGTAATCGTGGCCGGGGCAATCTTTACGCTACCGGCTCTTTACATTTTAGGACTGGAGGCCCAATTTTACCAGATATTCCTTTCTTCTCTGTTCGGGGGTTTTTTGGGTATCTTGTTATTGATTCCTTTCCGGAAATATTTCGTGAAAGATATGCACGGGAAATATCCTTTCCCGGAGGCAACAGCAACCACGGAAGTTCTGGTTTCCGGTGAAAAGAAAGGTAACCAGGCTAAATTATTGGCAGTGAGTGGTCTGATCGGAGGTCTTTATGATTTCTGTGTGAGTACCTTTGGTTGGTGGGCAGAAGGAATCTCTACCCGTATCATGGGATGGGGAGAAGTGCTTGCCGACAAGATGAAAGTGGTGTTTAAAGTGAACACGGGTGCGGCAGTACTCGGTTTAGGATATATTATCGGGTTGAAATATGCGGCGATTATTTGTGCCGGTTCTTTCACCGTGTGGTTCGTATTGATTCCTTTTATCAGCCATTTCGCTGATGGACAGACATTAGCTGTTGGTGAGGGAATTACAGTGTTGTTGCGGGATATGACCCCGGAGCAGATCTTCTCGAATTATGCCCGTCATATCGGTATCGGTGGTATTGCCATGGCCGGTGTTATCGGTATTATCCGTTCTTCCAGTATTATCAAGCAGGCTTTAGGTTTGGCCGTTAGTGAATTGGGTGGTAAGAAAAAAGGAGATGGTGTGGTGGAGCGTACACAGCGTGATATTTCCATGAAGTTCATCCTGTCCGGGATTATCTCCGTGCTGATCGCTACTTTCGTGTTTTTCCAATTTGGCGTGTTGGGTAATTTAACTCACACGATCATCGCTACCTTGATTGTATTCATTATCTCTTTCTTGTTCACGACGGTGGCAGCAAACGCTATCGCTATCGTGGGGTCGAATCCGGTATCCGGAATGACGTTGATGACGTTGATTTTGAGTTCGCTGGTATTGGTTAGTGCCGGGTTGAGCGGAACGAGCGGAATGATGGCTGCCATGATCATCGGTGGGGTGGTTTGTACCGCACTGTCTATGGCCGGAGGTTTCATTACCGACTTGAAGATCGGTTACTGGTTGGGGACAACTCCTGCCAGACAGGAAGGCTGGAAGTTCTTGGGTACGGCTGTTTCTGCCGCCACGATTGCCGGTGTAATGATGGTGTTGAACCAGACTTATGGTTTCGTGGGAGAGAACGCGTTGGTTGCCCCGCAGGCAAACGCGATGGCTGCCGTGATCAAGCCTTTAATGGAAGGTGGAGCAACTCCTTGGTTGTTGTACTTTGCCGGAGCGGCTTTGGCATTGATCTTGACGATGATCGGTGTTCCCGCATTGGCTTTTGCTCTAGGAATGTTTATCCCGTTGGATTTGAATACCCCGCTGTTGATTGGTGGTTTGGTTAGCTGGTACGTGGGTACTCGTAGTAAAGACGAGAATGTGAATAAAGCTCGCCGTGAACGCGGTACATTAATTGCTTCCGGATTTATTGCCGGTGGGGCTTTAATGGGTGTGATCAGTGCTATTCTGAAATATTGCGGTGCAGACTGGTTTATCACTTGGAGTGGTGCTGAAGTATTGGCTGTCGTGATGTATATTTTGATCATCCTTTACTTCATCTACGATTCTATGAAAGCTAAACTGACAGATTAA
- the pepT gene encoding peptidase T has protein sequence MDLKDRFLKYVSFDTQSDEMSETFPSTEKQKVLLQYLVEEMKSLGLTEVEMDEHSYAMGTIPATPGYEDRPVIGFISHVDTSPDMSGANIKPQIIENYDGKDIRLNENLMMTVKDFPELSAFKGHTLITTDGTTLLGADDKAGVAEIMTAAEYLMAHPEIKHGKIRIGFTPDEEVGRGVDYFNVEKFGAKFAYTIDGGFEGELEYENFNAASAKVAIQGRNVHPGYAKDKMINALQVAAEVNSLLPAWERPEHTDGYEGFYHLVGLSGSVENAEISYIIRDHIREKFEAKKQFMMKVVELLTQKYGEGVLTLTLKDQYYNMREMVEPHPEVIDKAFKAMEQAGVTPIVRPIRGGTDGARLSYMGLPCPNLFTGGMNFHGKFEYCSLDTMRRAQQTILNLIQLWAE, from the coding sequence GTGGATTTAAAAGATCGTTTTTTGAAATACGTGAGTTTCGACACGCAAAGTGACGAAATGAGCGAGACTTTCCCTTCTACCGAAAAGCAGAAAGTGTTGCTGCAATACTTGGTAGAGGAAATGAAATCTCTTGGGTTAACCGAGGTGGAGATGGACGAGCATAGCTATGCTATGGGTACAATTCCCGCTACTCCGGGATATGAGGATCGTCCGGTGATTGGTTTTATCTCTCACGTGGACACGAGTCCGGATATGAGCGGGGCGAATATCAAACCGCAGATTATCGAGAATTATGATGGAAAGGATATTCGTTTGAACGAAAATCTGATGATGACGGTGAAGGATTTCCCGGAATTGTCCGCATTTAAAGGACACACGTTGATTACAACCGACGGGACAACTTTGTTGGGTGCTGACGATAAAGCGGGTGTTGCCGAGATCATGACGGCTGCCGAGTATCTAATGGCACATCCCGAAATCAAACATGGGAAGATCCGTATCGGTTTCACTCCGGATGAGGAAGTGGGCCGGGGAGTGGATTATTTCAACGTGGAAAAATTCGGCGCTAAATTCGCTTACACCATTGATGGTGGGTTCGAGGGCGAATTGGAATATGAAAACTTCAATGCCGCCAGTGCCAAGGTTGCTATTCAAGGACGTAACGTGCATCCGGGTTATGCTAAAGATAAGATGATTAATGCTTTGCAGGTAGCAGCCGAGGTGAATAGCCTGTTGCCTGCCTGGGAGCGTCCGGAGCATACAGATGGATACGAGGGTTTCTATCATTTGGTAGGATTGAGCGGTTCCGTGGAGAATGCGGAAATCAGCTATATCATTCGTGATCATATCCGGGAGAAGTTTGAGGCTAAAAAACAATTCATGATGAAAGTGGTAGAATTGTTGACTCAGAAGTATGGCGAAGGTGTGTTGACGTTAACCTTGAAGGATCAATATTATAATATGCGTGAGATGGTTGAGCCACATCCGGAAGTGATCGATAAGGCGTTCAAGGCTATGGAACAAGCCGGGGTAACCCCGATTGTCCGTCCGATCCGCGGAGGTACTGATGGCGCCCGTCTTTCATACATGGGATTGCCTTGTCCGAATTTATTCACCGGGGGAATGAACTTCCACGGTAAGTTCGAGTACTGTTCTCTGGACACGATGAGACGTGCGCAGCAGACGATTTTGAACTTGATTCAGCTTTGGGCAGAATAG
- a CDS encoding DUF1622 domain-containing protein gives MYYLEILSTGISVISLIIVIYGAIIAFCAFIRNESRRFTGKYSFTATRELRADLGTYLLLGLEFLIASDILKTVLEPSLNELAILGGVVILRTILSIFLNKEIKELQVQKEGTGGLEKD, from the coding sequence ATGTACTATCTTGAAATATTATCCACGGGAATCAGCGTCATCAGCCTGATCATCGTTATCTATGGGGCGATAATTGCTTTTTGCGCGTTCATCCGTAATGAATCCCGACGTTTTACCGGAAAATACTCGTTCACGGCAACCCGTGAACTTCGTGCCGATCTAGGAACTTATTTACTATTAGGCCTCGAGTTTTTGATTGCCTCCGATATTCTAAAAACGGTTCTGGAACCCAGCTTGAATGAATTGGCCATACTTGGGGGAGTTGTAATTTTACGGACGATCCTGTCCATTTTTCTCAACAAAGAAATCAAAGAATTACAAGTACAAAAAGAAGGAACGGGTGGTCTCGAAAAGGATTAA
- a CDS encoding AAA family ATPase: MKNNMSMAEQATLFPFTPPKHSDSLCIPVQTWEFLCHTLYLKRYPFLLGPKGCGKSSIAKELADAMGMEYFAFDMGQAFKPKKMFVGGLIIGDDGKTKAVRSEFFKAFVSTKPTLIFLDELTRTPMVAANFLMTILDRQQSYIYDEDSGKRYNKGENVLFVAAGNVGFAYVSTQRLDTAFEDRFIKVRLNYLTTTEEAALIRARFPKVSRDAATQLAKVAEVLRLAEQKETLSVSLSTRQVLDAAAYIPLGYRLDEVIERVILTNYVITGEETVARSLIQTL, translated from the coding sequence ATGAAAAATAATATGTCCATGGCCGAACAGGCTACTCTTTTCCCTTTTACCCCGCCGAAACATTCGGATAGTTTGTGTATTCCCGTTCAGACGTGGGAATTTTTATGTCACACGCTCTATTTAAAGCGGTATCCTTTTTTACTCGGTCCGAAAGGATGTGGGAAGTCTTCCATTGCTAAGGAATTGGCGGATGCCATGGGGATGGAGTATTTTGCTTTCGATATGGGGCAGGCTTTTAAGCCGAAAAAGATGTTCGTGGGAGGATTGATTATCGGGGATGACGGGAAAACGAAAGCGGTGCGTTCGGAGTTTTTCAAAGCTTTTGTGTCGACTAAACCAACGTTAATATTCTTAGATGAGTTGACACGTACCCCGATGGTGGCGGCGAATTTCCTGATGACTATCTTGGACCGTCAACAATCGTATATCTATGATGAGGATTCCGGGAAACGCTATAATAAAGGCGAAAATGTGCTTTTCGTGGCAGCAGGTAACGTGGGATTTGCCTATGTTTCCACGCAGCGTTTGGATACAGCCTTTGAAGATCGTTTTATCAAAGTTCGATTAAATTACTTGACCACGACGGAAGAGGCTGCATTGATTCGGGCTCGGTTCCCGAAGGTGTCTCGTGATGCGGCTACTCAATTGGCCAAGGTAGCCGAGGTGTTACGTTTGGCCGAACAGAAAGAAACGCTATCCGTTTCACTTTCGACTCGTCAGGTGCTGGATGCGGCGGCTTATATCCCGTTAGGGTACAGGCTGGATGAGGTGATCGAGCGGGTGATTCTCACAAACTACGTGATTACAGGGGAAGAGACGGTGGCTCGTTCCTTAATACAGACCCTTTGA